A single window of Plasmodium reichenowi strain SY57 chromosome 14, whole genome shotgun sequence DNA harbors:
- a CDS encoding MORN repeat protein, putative — MSRIIYSDEKKNKGKYIYANGNVYEGEFKNEKFHGEGMLIFKDQGKYKGKWENGKFVDGKYYFSDGLQYEDNWTYLIDSPYFYNEKINNNEVIYTEEKKNSYLDDIYDIGDGYCDIDKQIVYDFKDNKEIRKINEREKNWIKNHCSKY; from the exons atgtcaagaattatttattcagacgaaaaaaaaaacaaagggaaatatatttatgcaAATGGGAATGTATATGAGGGtgaatttaaaaatgaaaaatttcATGGGGAag GTATGTTAATTTTTAAGGATCAAGGAAAATATAAGGGCAAGTGGGAGAATGGGAAGTTTGTTGATggtaaatattatttcagTGATGGATTACAATATGAAGATAATTGGACTTATTTAATTGACAGtccttatttttataatgaaaaaattaataacaATGAAGTTATTTATAcagaagaaaaaaaaaattcatatttGGATGATATTTACGATATTG GGGATGGGTACTGTGACATTGATAAACAAATTGTTTATGACTTTAAGGATAACAAAGAAATTAGAAAAATCAATGAGAGAGAAAAAAATTGGATAAAAAATCATTGTTCAAAgtattaa
- a CDS encoding ATP-binding cassette sub-family G member 2, putative has translation MDLKGWISKKNSNVLYEKIKYEFSNVKYSVDHGRLEILHGIKGILLPKTITVIMGPSGSGKTTLLNILSMKVTEGVEGEFLINDMSRMKNIKRHMGYVLQDDYFFSRLTVYETIEFTAKLKLDIRDKKKLNELVHSVLDIMSLTHVKDTIVGDAFIRGISGGQRKRLSIANEILSNPPLLLMDEPTSGLDSSSALSLVECIQRIAQTSNTTIISSLHQPSSQVFSKFDRLIAITNGYIIYHGKTTDLNKYLKKVGFICPYGWNVADYLMDILSNKKFEAILIDNYNKYLHFDSDVGYYMNVKAIDSKIIHDDYDSIIEKTNESISKNSQTNNKSSTNLSSINKSPILSTQENKTREHDILKFQAVELLISLQENKTPYIRQNFFLLIRGLKKIITDEITIIRVIDLVVILTLFGVLWLHTFKEETEESIIDTIGAIFFILSYWTFYPAYLSLYSFPSEREVIAKERNMKTFQVSNYFLSKLFAEFIYLFMFIAFWILVTHLILYGTLKIGIYLSYAFITLLNALISSSLGYFISTLFENFNQAVSFLSVVLLTMTLTNGFYVEISKLDVPFRYLQWLSYQTYSASVLAKIKFDDTLIKCSPDNNSLPCKNNGFFPGEIIVQKRFATLHISISILILICFYFVIKIFTYVSLRWSQALKMK, from the coding sequence ATGGATTTGAAAGGGTGgatttcaaaaaaaaactcTAACGTGTTATAtgagaaaataaaatatgaattttcaaatgtaaaatattcaGTAGACCATGGTAGGTTAGAAATATTACACGGCATAAAAGGTATATTGCTACCAAAAACGATTACAGTTATAATGGGTCCAAGTGGGAGTGGAAAAACAACATTgttgaatatattatctatGAAGGTAACAGAAGGTGTAGAAGGAGAgtttttaataaatgatatgagtagaatgaaaaatataaaaagacATATGGGTTATGTATTACAAgatgattattttttttcaagaTTAACTGTATATGAAACTATTGAATTTACAGCCAAATTAAAATTAGATATTAgggataaaaaaaaattaaatgaattaGTTCATTCAGTTTTAGATATTATGAGTTTAACACATGTAAAAGATACTATAGTAGGTGATGCATTTATTAGAGGTATAAGCGGTGGTCAAAGAAAGAGATTATCTATAGcaaatgaaatattatctAATCCacctttattattaatggATGAACCTACAAGTGGTTTAGATTCATCGTCTGCATTATCATTAGTTGAATGTATTCAAAGAATAGCTCAAACATCTAATACAACAATCATTTCTTCTTTACATCAACCAAGTAGTCAAGTGTTTTCAAAATTTGATCGATTAATTGCTATTACTAAtggatatattatatatcatgGGAAAACTACagatttaaataaatatttaaaaaaggtAGGATTTATATGCCCTTATGGATGGAATGTAGCAGATTATTTAATGGATATATTGtctaataaaaaatttgaagcaatattaatagataattataataaatatttacattttgaTAGTGATGTTGGCTATTATATGAATGTGAAAGCTATCGATAGTAAAATTATTCATGATGATTATGATAGTATTATTGAAAAAACAAACGAAAGTATAAGTAAAAATTCACAAactaataataaatcatcAACAAATTTATCCtcaataaataaatcaCCTATATTATCTACAcaagaaaataaaacaagAGAACATGATATTCTTAAATTTCAAGCTGtagaattattaatttcattacaagaaaataaaacacCCTATATCAGacaaaattttttcttattaatCAGAGGtctaaaaaaaatcataacAGATGAAATTACTATAATCAGAGTTATAGATCTAGTAGTTATATTAACACTATTTGGTGTTTTATGGTTACATACATTTAAAGAAGAAACAGAAGAAAGTATAATAGATACTATAGGAGCtatcttttttatacttTCCTATTGGACTTTTTATCCAGCTTATCTATCTTTATATTCATTCCCATCAGAAAGAGAAGTAATAGCAAAAGAACGTAATATGAAAACATTCCAAGTTAgtaattattttctttctaAACTATTTGCtgaatttatttatctttttatgtttatCGCATTCTGGATATTAGTTACTCatcttattttatatggAACCTTAAAAATTGGGATTTATCTAAGCTATGCTTTTATCACTCTATTAAATGCTTTAATTAGTAGTTCATTAGGATATTTCATATCAACATTATTTGAAAACTTTAATCAAGCAGTTAGCTTTCTATCTGTAGTCCTATTAACTATGACATTAACAAATGGATTCTATGTAGAAATAAGTAAACTAGATGTACCATTCAGATATCTACAATGGTTATCTTATCAAACATATTCTGCTTCTGTATTAgcaaaaattaaatttgATGATACACTTATAAAATGTTCTCCTGATAATAATTCTCTACCCTGTAAAAATAATGGTTTCTTCCCAGGAGAAATTATAGTACAAAAAAGATTTGCTACCTTGCATATTTCCATTTCAATTCTTATTTTAATCTGTTTCTATTTcgttataaaaatatttactTACGTCTCTTTAAGATGGTCCCAAGCcttaaaaatgaaatga
- a CDS encoding hypothetical protein (conserved Plasmodium protein, unknown function): protein MMYFKKDKKLFDKKLNEELTQLKDYRIIHDVLVRLKDEKRKKQKKKRGSLFNLIELKYINKLLYELYITQNKKCIRNFVNIYDHISLHCNIQKIIQIEKGKKYVALARLGQNVHMNGSLHFLKDKNNNFFIFHKINYYMNKQLFEIKNDLSHVSTSSCIIIFYNESSYSRREKYVNCNYEKEESSNISYKRYYKKCMDEKNNILTYMKENQLNDINKNNKEKKNIYICSKNKENNNYTYNNFIHPDNHTFNSVPFLYNSFIKNNDKQVKKNEDTKKFVDHYMLFINYKNKSISHMSFIIKFKHVLYKLLHNEENRHRFIINENNNNVCMNHTNDNTNGFEKCPIGNNNMKNSLVYDMNLRDVVNFIRDRKKYNSYNIFPVDYLKYIFHNKKKSKCLKKGGLKKSLESIASSLLLPKGVCQNINININKNVNINKSKIKKGGNNINCNENMNNRNNTFCNYEIYIYQSDILKREKNIFVTFNNMNQCFYIFIYPFIIYFNKYKYVLSNMIPNLKERKKYNNNNYFDLILKFIVELFIIFRIMYKKKKLINKLKKYLSNRTLKGFINYNNLNKMKKNNNKKNIDTCNYIYIYTFYSIMDNFCLKEKNYNIHNTLFHKIKKVLMKYTNIIHSNNIYIKFAQNKLIRICKNVTDLLSWNNMLENMILLENQYIYVYFFLLKKNTNEQFNILNKDNIILYNNKYDYYNKRKNKNEKKKKKKKKKHNFHLINIFKIITTCKRKILNVTKNICSCIYFFFSKYNTFTHLERISILNNFQYILKKFPYLLLLLHFKIIRKIDNIFYTRFLQNYNNIFFIKLFKEKYQNQLQIIKKKKKKLLKNICYSNDVEKKRFLFLFKMNKWLLYFFLYLMNIYFSKNNFYTNIRKKTIKKTKKKKKDIHIDIQDIIKNIYITNNKKKQLSNNLIYMHKCTFYNFKKFIQNIKKEKKSIYKNFSTNINKNYNNIKTQQKLNFICVHDNKDIIKNNHNHNNNHNNNHDLSQTKQNYKHISSSIQPIISSKYISKIISLEHFLNLKCPNIMYHRQNKKSININTNQNRTDQEKKFISTDFLKKFFTLKNMKYIVSSKYINNLIHKNKEKEQFTKKTKTLYFLNVHNIIQKSKLIKIIQLFDDNMKNMLLHLLHIKNNHINKNDTSYNNDKIFSLNKNDVDQILRYKYNPIKVNKKLCIFNNIENIILTHKLKYRKKKKYSYVQPNIIYNIFHYNEKQSFYKIIKNKQIESYKITLNYFIYFVNAHISYSVNIFNHKYEKVSDSNGIHILNIYKNDIIKNMFIERTMNFLEIILFLYLRKHVPFVQKYYMTQEKQEKEHEKEHEKEQEKEQEKKQEKEQEKKQEKEQEKEHKKEQEKEQEKKQEKKQEKEQEKEQKKEQYNNINKYTLNIYQIFCYDIVQNLFQIKHIFDVEKEGQFNLNIFIYHEENLLFFYSSKKNKKQNDTTNKSFYNPFFVKFLENDEYYDVSLDNSTIRKEKN, encoded by the coding sequence atgatGTATTTTAAGaaagataaaaaattgtttgataaaaaattaaatgaagaattaaCACAATTAAAAGATTATCGTATTATTCATGATGTATTAGTAAGGTTGAAGGAtgagaaaagaaaaaagcaaaagaaaaaaagaggttctttatttaatttaatagaattaaaatatataaataaattattatatgaattatatataactcaaaacaaaaaatgtataaGAAATTTTGTAAACATCTATGATCATATATCTCTTCATTgtaatatacaaaaaattatacaaattgaaaaaggaaaaaaatatgtagCACTTGCGAGGTTAGGGCAAAATGTTCATATGAATGGAAgtcttcattttttaaaggataaaaataataatttttttatttttcataaaatcaattattatatgaataaacaattatttgaaataaaaaatgatcTAAGTCATGTGAGCACATCTTcatgtattattatattttataatgaaTCCTCTTATTCTAGAAGAGAAAAATATGTGAATTGTAATTATGAGAAAGAAGAGTCTAGTAATATAAGTTATAAgagatattataaaaagtgtatggatgaaaaaaataatattcttacatatatgaaagaaaaccaattaaatgatataaacaaaaataataaagaaaaaaaaaatatatatatatgtagtaaaaataaggaaaaCAATAACTACacttataataattttatacatCCTGATAATCATACTTTTAATTCTGTTCCTTTTCTATACAActcttttattaaaaataatgataaacaagtaaaaaaaaatgaagatacCAAAAAATTTGTTGATCATTACatgttatttataaattataaaaataaatccATATCTCATATGTcctttataataaaatttaaacatgttttatataaattattacataatgaagaaaatagacacagatttattattaatgagaacaataataatgtatgTATGAACCATACCAATGATAATACAAATGGATTTGAAAAATGTCCCATcggaaataataatatgaaaaatagTTTGGTATATGATATGAACTTACGAGATGttgttaattttattaGAGATCgcaaaaaatataatagctataatatttttcctgtagattatttgaaatatattttccataacaaaaaaaaaagtaaatgtttaaaaaaagggGGACTCAAGAAATCTTTGGAAAGTATTGCATCATCTTTGTTATTACCAAAAGGTGTTTgtcaaaatataaatataaatataaataaaaatgtaaatataaataaaagtaaaattaaaaagggaggtaataatattaattgtaatgaaaatatgaacaacCGTAATAATACCTTTTGTAATTAtgaaatttatatatatcagagcgatatattaaagagagaaaaaaatatctttgtaacatttaataatatgaatcaatgtttttatatttttatatatccatttataatatattttaataaatataaatatgtactATCAAATATGATACCCAACTTAAAAgagagaaaaaaatataataataataattattttgatttaatattaaaatttatagtTGAGctatttataatttttcgaattatgtataagaaaaaaaagttaataaataaattgaaaaaatatcttTCGAATAGAACCCTGAAGGgatttataaattataataacttaaataaaatgaaaaaaaataataataaaaagaatattgatacatgtaattatatatatatttacacaTTCTATAGCATTATGgataatttttgtttaaaggaaaagaattataatatacataatacattatttcataaaataaaaaaggtactaatgaaatatactaatataatacattcaaataatatatatataaaatttgcACAAAATAAGTTAATAAgaatatgtaaaaatgtTACAGATTTATTAAGTTGGAATAATATGTTAgaaaatatgatattattagaaaatcaatatatttatgtatatttttttttattaaaaaagaacaCAAATGAACAATTCaatattttgaataaagacaatattatattatataataataaatatgattattataacaaaagaaaaaacaaaaatgaaaaaaaaaaaaaaaaaaaaaaaaaaaaacataattttcatttaattaatatatttaaaattatcaCAACTTgtaaaaggaaaatattaaatgtaaccaaaaatatatgttcatgtatatatttctttttttctaaatataatacatttacTCATTTAGAAAGAATTTccatattaaataattttcaatatatattaaaaaaatttccatatcttcttttattattacattttaaaattattagaaAGATAGAcaacatattttatacaagATTCttacaaaattataataatatcttttttataaaattattcaaAGAGAAATATCAAAATCAATTACAAATtattaagaaaaagaaaaaaaaattattaaaaaatatatgttattcCAATGATGTAGAAAAGAAACGATTTCTTTTCTTATTTAAAATGAACAAATGGttattgtatttttttttatatctaatgaatatatatttttcaaaaaataacTTTTACACAAacataagaaaaaaaacaataaaaaaaacaaaaaaaaaaaaaaaggatatacatatagatatacaagatataataaaaaatatatatattacaaataataaaaagaaacaattatcaaataatcttatttatatgcataaatgtactttttataattttaaaaaatttatacaaaatattaaaaaagaaaaaaaaagtatatataaaaatttttccacaaatataaacaaaaattataataatattaaaactcagcaaaaattaaattttatatgtgttcatgataataaagacattattaaaaataatcataatcataataataatcataataataatcatgaTTTATCTCAAACCAAACAAAATTACAAACatatatcatcatcaaTACAACCTATAATATCatctaaatatatatcaaaaattATTTCTCTTGAgcattttttaaatttaaaatgtCCAAATATAATGTATCATAGACAAAATAAGAAAtcaattaatataaatactaATCAAAATAGAACAGATcaagaaaagaaatttatAAGTACAGActttttgaaaaaatttttcacattgaaaaatatgaaatatatagtatcatctaaatatataaataatcttattcataaaaataaagaaaaggaacaatttacaaaaaaaaccaaaactttatattttcttaatgtacataatattatacaaaaatcaaagttaatcaaaataatacaattaTTTGATGATAAcatgaaaaatatgttattacatttattacatataaaaaataatcatataaataaaaatgatacttcttataataatgataaaatattttctcttaataaaaatgatgttGATCAAATATTACGTTATAAATACAATCCAATTAAGGTAAACAAAAAgttatgtatttttaataacatagaaaatataattttaacaCATAAATTAAAGTatcgaaaaaaaaaaaaatattcatatgtacaacctaatataatatataatatatttcattataatgaaaaacaatctttttataaaattattaaaaacaaacaaattgaatcatataaaattactcttaattatttcatatattttgtaaatgCGCACATTTCTTATTCggtaaatatttttaatcaTAAGTATGAAAAAGTAAGTGATTCCAATGGTATACACATTTTAAATATCTacaaaaatgatataataaaaaatatgtttattgAAAGAACAATGAATTTTTTGGAgattattttgttcttatACCTCAGAAAACATGTTCCCTTTGTAcagaaatattatatgacacaagaaaaacaagaaaaagAACACGAAAAAGAACACGAAAAAGAACAAGAAAAagaacaagaaaaaaaacaagaaaaagaacaagaaaaaaaacaagaaaaagaacaagaaaaagaacacaaaaaagaacaagaaaaagaacaagaaaaaaaacaagaaaaaaaacaagaaaaagaacaagaaaaagaacaaaagaaagaacaatataataacataaataaatataccCTCAACATTTACCAAATTTTTTGTTACGATATAGTACAAAACctttttcaaataaaacACATTTTTGACGTAGAAAAGGAAGGGCAATTTAATTTgaacatatttatatatcacGAGGAAAATCTTCTATTCTTTTATTCATctaagaaaaataaaaaacaaaatgataCAACAAATAAATCATTCTACAACcctttttttgttaaattTTTAGAAAATGATGAGTATTATGACGTTTCTTTAGACAATTCTACGATCcgaaaggaaaaaaattaa
- a CDS encoding phosphoenolpyruvate carboxylase, putative, translated as MSNHNNFIYCSGTEDDHVNNADTGGKEDEKLKFLIEGKMIEKKGCVDFIKPLKDDIKALDFLLFDMLKDNLPNNLFEILCTIHDLSETYSENPNDDNFLSLKNCIYNLKDEYLGTIVNAFGHMCVISNFAEWAHRGRRRKAFDKSFIPNDKIYGSVNETLKGTFNILIQNGFQLNDIYEQLCNQTIEFVLTTHPTQAIRTSLLKNYIRLGELLLKLDNTDKELYKKKLLYDNLKTNLLSSWKTDVIRRIKPTPIDEAISLVDIVENCIFYRIPNIIRYIDNVLFEYNLPPVKLNSKLCIFSSWAGGDRDGNPFVLPETTKYVCYMNKIRGCELFIPMIEILIRDLTLHHCTQHFRSYVKLLEDEVSEYIFDKDHKYLAKKFQWFSPFSKSNKKEIYRRALLIVWAKLKSVVEVYKSLISNQRVDEDFKKLMFHNSDEFEEILLECYKSLVESGNTLIAEGYLKDVIRNVKIFGLHLMKLDIRQESEKHITTMNYICQKLNMKKYSLLNEEEKMKFLTDILNSNRPLIPKNIEEEEDVPNDFINVIKTFDVCSQIEDSALGAYIVSMCTNASDILLVEVFQKEMKKGTQRKTQRVVPLLETIQSLQNSSIILENLLKNTWYRKHLTTNFENKQEIMIGYSDSGKDGGRLTSAWELFKAQEKLVHIGKKYSVEIHFFHGRGGSVSRGGGPQHLAILSQPINTIKNYLRVTIQGEVITQDFCLKGMALRSVEIYMSALLKCSLLKNTLVIKKEWRDLMDEISEISTKEYRKVVYENKDFVKYFRCATPEIEIGKLNLGSRPSKRKEGNVESLRAIPWVFSWTQNRMHLSVWLGIEKIYDYLINNNKLHIIQDMYTHWPFCTSFFNLISMVMAKASIQISQEYDILVPEELKYIGVLLREKLKKSMELTFLVTNEKKFCDNDQLTKRSIECRTKWVTVCNLIQIQALKRLREKESKQKNENKDQLDNQDNSSYTNITHNYKIYENTLVTPTSQYTNVQNIKQDNNQLNNSMENHDINDLNTLKINDTENYNFNKQNELFNNDEGKHMEFMNKNSTVRINSYLIRKKKKLIKNPKFHPLIELHPYVFPQSETENESFFNYVKTIDSNFERIPSRNNVSTYDEATNKFIDYTSLNDALIVSIKAIAAGMQNTG; from the coding sequence ATGAGTAATCATAACAATTTCATTTATTGTAGTGGTACAGAAGATGACCACGTGAATAATGCCGATACTGGAGGAAAAGaagatgaaaaattaaaatttttaattgaAGGGAAAATGATAGAAAAGAAAGGTTGTGTTGATTTTATAAAACCTTTAAAAGATGATATAAAAGCATTagattttttattatttgatatgttaaaagataatttacctaataatttatttgaGATATTATGTACTATTCATGATTTATCGGAAACATATAGTGAAAATCCGAATGATGATAATTTCTTAAgtttaaaaaattgtatatataatttaaaagatgAATATTTAGGTACAATTGTGAATGCATTTGGACATATGTGTGTTATATCCAATTTTGCAGAATGGGCTCATAGAGGAAGACGAAGAAAAGCATTTGATAAATCTTTTATACctaatgataaaatatatggtTCAGTTAATGAAACATTAAAAGGtacatttaatattttaatacaAAATGGATTTCaattaaatgatatatatgaacaattATGTAATCAAACTATCGAATTTGTATTAACTACTCACCCAACACAAGCTATTCGAACATctcttttaaaaaattatataagattaggtgaattattattaaaattagATAATACTgataaagaattatataaaaagaaattattatatgataatttaaaaactaatttattatcatcttgGAAAACTGACGTCATTAGAAGAATAAAACCTACACCTATTGATGAAGCAATATCTCTAGTTGACATTGTTGAaaattgtattttttatcgTATACCTAATATTATAAGATATATTGataatgtattatttgaatataaTTTACCACCTGTTAAATTAAATTCTAAACtttgtattttttcatCGTGGGCAGGTGGAGATCGTGATGGTAATCCATTTGTATTACCAGAAACTACAAAATATGTATgttatatgaataaaattaGAGGATGTGAATTATTTATTCCAATGATCGAAATATTAATTAGAGATTTAACTTTACATCATTGTACACAACATTTTAGATCTTATGTGAAACTTCTAGAAGATGAAGTTTcagaatatatttttgataaaGATCATAAATATCTAGCCAAAAAGTTTCAATGGTTTTCTCCTTTTTCtaaatcaaataaaaaagaaatatatcGTAGAGCTTTATTAATTGTATGGGCAAAATTAAAAAGTGTAGTTGAAGTGTATAAATCATTAATATCTAATCAAAGAGTTGATGAagattttaaaaaattaatgtTCCATAATTCTGATGAATTTGAAGAAATTTTATTAGAATGTTATAAAAGTTTAGTAGAATCTGGTAATACATTAATTGCAGAAGGATATTTAAAAGATGTAATTAGAAATGTTAAAATTTTTGGTTTACATTTAATGAAGTTAGATATAAGACAAGAATCAGAAAAACACATTACTAcaatgaattatatatgtcaaaaattaaatatgaaaaaatattcacttttaaatgaagaagaaaaaatgaaattcTTAACAGATATTCTTAATTCTAATAGACCTTTAATACCGAAAAATAttgaagaagaagaagatgtaccaaatgattttattaatgttataaaaacatttgATGTTTGTTCACAAATAGAAGATAGTGCTTTAGGTGCATATATAGTTTCTATGTGTACAAATGCTTCTGATATTTTATTAGTTGAAGTATTtcaaaaagaaatgaaaaaaggTACACAAAGAAAAACACAAAGGGTTGTACCATTATTAGAAACAATTCAATCATTACAAAACTCATCTATTATATTagaaaatttattaaaaaatacatgGTATCGTAAACATTTAACAACaaattttgaaaataaaCAAGAAATTATGATTGGCTATTCAGATTCTGGAAAAGATGGTGGAAGATTAACATCTGCTTGGGAATTATTTAAAGCACAAGAAAAACTTGTACATATAggtaaaaaatattcagTAGAAATACATTTCTTTCATGGTCGAGGAGGAAGTGTAAGCCGAGGTGGTGGACCTCAACATTTAGCCATATTATCTCAACCTATTAATACTATTAAGAATTATTTAAGAGTTACTATACAAGGTGAAGTTATAACACAAGATTTTTGTTTAAAAGGTATGGCTTTACGATCGgtagaaatatatatgagtGCTCTTTTAAAATGCtcattattaaaaaatacccttgtaataaaaaaagaatggAGAGATTTAATGGATGAAATTAGTGAAATAAGTACAAAAGAATATAGAAAGGTTgtttatgaaaataaagatTTTGTTAAATATTTTAGATGTGCTACACCAGAAATCGAAATAGGGAAATTAAATCTAGGTTCAAGACCatcaaaaagaaaagaagGAAATGTAGAATCTTTAAGAGCAATACCTTGGGTTTTCTCATGGACACAAAATCGAATGCATTTATCTGTATGGTTAGGTATTGAAAAAatttatgattatttaataaataataataaattacatattataCAAGATATGTATACACATTGGCCATTCTGTACTagtttttttaatttaataagtATGGTTATGGCCAAAGCTAGTATACAAATATCACAAGAATATGATATTCTAGTCCCAgaagaattaaaatatattggTGTTCTTTTAAGGGAAAAACTTAAAAAATCTATGGAATTAACATTCCTTGTgacaaatgaaaaaaagtTCTGTGATAATGATCAATTAACCAAAAGATCTATTGAATGTCGTACTAAATGGGTAACGGTTTGTAATTTGATACAAATACAAGCACTTAAAAGATTAAGAGAAAAAGAAAGTAAACAGAAAAACGAAAATAAAGATCAACTTGATAATCAAGATAATAGTAgttatacaaatattacacacaattataaaatttatgaaaataCATTAGTTACACCTACATCTCAATATACAAAtgtacaaaatataaaacaagATAATAATCAATTGAATAATAGTATGGAAAATCATGATATCAATGATTTAAATACtcttaaaataaatgatacagaaaattataactttaataaacaaaatgaattatttaataatgatgaagGAAAACATATGGAatttatgaataaaaatagtaCTGTTCGTATCAATTCTTATTtaattagaaaaaaaaaaaaattaatcaAAAATCCGAAATTTCATCCATTAATTGAATTACATCCATATGTATTCCCACAAAGTGAAACAGAAAATGAAAGTTTCTTTAATTATGTTAAAACTATAGATTCAAATTTTGAAAGAATTCCATCAAGAAATAATGTATCTACATATGATGAGGCTACAAACAAATTTATTGATTACACTTCACTAAACGATGCTTTAATAGTTTCTATAAAGGCCATAGCAGCAGGAATGCAAAACACAGGAtga